One part of the Ornithodoros turicata isolate Travis chromosome 2, ASM3712646v1, whole genome shotgun sequence genome encodes these proteins:
- the LOC135384264 gene encoding uncharacterized protein LOC135384264, translated as MNAVKKCRHEAAFFHLCQSTWANIQQLGLSTRYKEEEEFRHFIGMLDGLAFLPLRDIEAGMLFLKAVAPGEAEAVVAYFDETYVNGTYRHVGRLDDNPRIRRTPARFPPEVWNVHDVTLDGGDRTNNHCEAWNRRFGSLIGHSHPTVWRAIDALRLEHSTVEGKLAQSLAGVPLVKRQKASTLQLQERLRRLCQGYADERRTLESFLRGIGHAVRLRT; from the coding sequence ATGAACGCCGTGAAGAAGTGCAGACACGAGGCTGCTTTCTTTCACCTGTGCCAGAGTACATGGGCAAACATTCAGCAGCTGGGACTAAGTACAAGGtacaaagaagaagaggagtTTCGCCACTTTATTGGCATGCTAGATGGCCTCGCATTCCTTCCCCTTCGTGACATAGAAGCGGGGATGTTGTTTCTGAAAGCTGTCGCTCCAGGAGAAGCGGAAGCTGTGGTCGCCTACTTCGACGAAACATACGTGAATGGAACATACCGTCACGTTGGAAGACTCGACGATAACCCACGGATTCGTCGCACACCAGCAAGGTTCCCCCCTGAAGTATGGAATGTCCACGACGTCACCCTGGACGGGGGAGATCGAACAAACAACCATTGCGAAGCATGGAACAGAAGATTCGGCAGCTTGATCGGCCACTCCCACCCCACTGTATGGCGTGCAATAGATGCACTCCGCCTGGAGCATTCAACGGTAGAAGGGAAGTTAGCACAGTCACTCGCGGGAGTTCCGCTCGTGAAGAGGCAGAAGGCTTCCACCTTACAGCTGCAGGAGAGGCTCCGTCGCCTCTGTCAAGGTTATGCAGACGAAAGGAGGACACTCGAGAGCTTTCTACGGGGCATCGGGCACGCAGTTCGCTTGCGAACGTGA